One segment of Microbacterium arborescens DNA contains the following:
- a CDS encoding basic amino acid/polyamine antiporter — MLTLSTFVIGSMVGAGVFSLPAGFAAETGVAGTLVAWAVAGGGMLALAFAFQLLANRRPDLDAGVYSYARAGFGRYLGYFSAFGYWASACAGNVFYWVFITSTLGAVFPALGAGDTIAAVAVSSAGLWLFFILIRRGVRSAAAVNRVVSIAKTLPIVVFVVLCATVFDPAVFAANWAGPAGAPLWDQIRATMLVTVFVFIGLEGASVNSRHARSRRDVGRATLLGFLSVLAVFASVTIVSFGVLPREQIAALAEPSLGGVLETIVGPAGAVFIGASLIVAVLGAYLSWTLMAAEVLLEASRSGDLPAFLSRTNAEDTPVGALMLSTTLVQVLLVVVLFAENAFSVALDLTSVLVLIPFVLSAGYALKLTLTGETYRPGERARVRDLLVAVIATGYTIFLLIAAGAHYLLLSLLIIVPGTALFAAARRRAGARVFTRAEWVVFAAAVAGAVAAVVLLATGRISI, encoded by the coding sequence ATGCTCACCCTGTCGACCTTCGTCATCGGCTCGATGGTGGGAGCGGGGGTGTTCTCGCTCCCCGCCGGGTTCGCGGCCGAGACCGGAGTCGCCGGGACGCTCGTCGCATGGGCGGTCGCGGGCGGGGGCATGCTCGCGCTCGCCTTCGCGTTCCAGCTGCTCGCCAATCGCAGGCCGGATCTCGACGCAGGCGTCTACAGCTACGCACGAGCAGGCTTCGGCCGTTATCTCGGATACTTCTCGGCCTTCGGATACTGGGCCAGTGCGTGCGCGGGCAACGTCTTCTACTGGGTGTTCATCACCTCGACCCTGGGCGCGGTCTTCCCCGCCCTCGGCGCGGGCGACACGATCGCCGCCGTGGCGGTGTCGTCGGCCGGGCTCTGGCTCTTCTTCATCCTGATCCGCCGGGGCGTCCGCTCCGCTGCCGCCGTGAACCGCGTCGTCAGCATCGCCAAGACGCTCCCGATCGTCGTGTTCGTCGTCCTCTGCGCGACAGTCTTCGATCCCGCGGTGTTCGCCGCGAACTGGGCGGGACCGGCGGGAGCCCCCCTGTGGGACCAGATCCGCGCCACGATGCTCGTCACCGTCTTCGTCTTCATCGGCCTCGAAGGGGCCAGCGTCAACTCTCGCCACGCCCGCTCGCGGCGCGACGTCGGACGCGCCACGCTCCTCGGCTTCCTCAGCGTGCTCGCGGTCTTCGCCTCAGTGACGATCGTCTCGTTCGGGGTGCTGCCGCGTGAGCAGATCGCGGCGCTCGCGGAGCCGTCTCTGGGCGGAGTCCTGGAGACGATCGTGGGACCGGCGGGGGCGGTGTTCATCGGCGCCTCGCTCATCGTCGCTGTGCTCGGCGCCTATCTCTCGTGGACGCTCATGGCGGCCGAGGTCCTCCTGGAGGCCTCGCGGTCCGGCGATCTGCCGGCGTTCCTCTCGCGCACCAACGCCGAGGACACCCCGGTCGGTGCGCTCATGCTGTCGACGACGCTGGTGCAGGTGCTGCTGGTGGTCGTCCTGTTCGCCGAGAACGCCTTCTCGGTGGCACTCGACCTGACGAGCGTGCTCGTGCTGATCCCGTTCGTCCTCTCCGCGGGCTACGCACTGAAGCTCACGCTCACGGGCGAGACGTACCGCCCGGGCGAGCGGGCGCGCGTGCGCGACCTGCTCGTCGCCGTCATCGCGACGGGTTACACGATCTTCCTTCTGATCGCGGCCGGCGCGCACTACCTGTTGCTGTCTCTGCTGATCATCGTGCCCGGGACCGCGTTGTTCGCTGCCGCCCGCCGACGCGCGGGGGCACGCGTGTTCACGCGGGCCGAATGGGTCGTTTTCGCGGCCGCGGTCGCCGGTGCTGTGGCTGCCGTCGTGCTGCTCGCGACGGGCCGGATCAGCATCTGA
- the gdhA gene encoding NADP-specific glutamate dehydrogenase, which yields MTEDHAPLPSSVQPVFDTVLQRNPHEPEFQQAVHEVLEAIAPVVDAQPELARDGILERLVEPERQIMFRVPWLDDAGTVRVNRGYRVQFSSVLGPYKGGLRFHPTVNLSIVKFLGFEQIFKNALTGQGIGGAKGGSDFDPHGRSDAEIMRFCQSFMNELYRHLGEHTDVPAGDIGVGAREIGYLFGQYRKITNRHESGMFTGKGVQWGGAEVRTEATGYGAVFFAQEMLAVEGDSLDGKRVAVSGSGNVATYAIEKAYQLGATPITASDSSGTIVDEDGIDLAVLKQVKEIDRRRISAYLDHRPGATFVDGGRPWGTAVDVAIPSATQNELDGHDARSLIDGGVRVVVEGANMPSTPEAVDAFRAAGVLFGPGKAANAGGVATSALEMSQNASRQRWGFADSENKLREIMKNVHDAAFAAAERYGHPGDYVVGANAAGFERVARAMLAQGVI from the coding sequence ATGACCGAAGACCACGCTCCCCTGCCCTCCTCCGTTCAGCCGGTGTTCGACACCGTCCTCCAGCGCAATCCGCACGAGCCCGAGTTCCAGCAGGCCGTTCACGAGGTGCTCGAGGCGATCGCGCCGGTCGTGGACGCCCAGCCCGAGCTCGCGCGCGACGGCATCCTCGAGCGACTGGTCGAACCCGAGCGGCAGATCATGTTCCGCGTGCCGTGGCTCGACGACGCCGGCACCGTTCGTGTCAATCGCGGCTATCGCGTGCAGTTCTCCTCGGTGCTCGGACCGTACAAGGGCGGACTGCGCTTCCACCCGACCGTGAACCTGTCGATCGTGAAGTTCCTCGGCTTCGAGCAGATCTTCAAGAACGCCCTCACCGGTCAGGGCATCGGCGGCGCCAAGGGCGGGAGCGACTTCGACCCGCACGGCCGATCGGATGCCGAGATCATGCGCTTCTGTCAGTCCTTCATGAACGAGCTCTACCGGCACCTCGGCGAACACACGGACGTCCCCGCCGGCGACATCGGCGTCGGTGCGCGCGAGATCGGCTACCTCTTCGGTCAGTACCGCAAGATCACCAACCGCCACGAGTCGGGCATGTTCACCGGCAAGGGCGTGCAGTGGGGCGGCGCGGAGGTCCGCACGGAGGCGACCGGCTACGGCGCCGTCTTCTTCGCGCAGGAGATGCTTGCCGTCGAGGGCGACTCCCTCGACGGCAAGCGCGTCGCCGTCTCGGGCTCGGGCAACGTCGCGACCTATGCGATCGAGAAGGCGTACCAGCTCGGCGCAACCCCGATCACGGCGTCCGACTCCTCGGGCACGATCGTCGACGAGGACGGGATCGACCTCGCCGTGCTCAAGCAGGTCAAGGAGATCGACCGCCGGCGCATCTCGGCGTATCTGGATCACCGCCCCGGCGCGACCTTCGTCGACGGGGGCCGCCCGTGGGGCACCGCGGTCGATGTCGCGATCCCCTCCGCGACCCAGAACGAGCTCGACGGCCACGATGCGCGCTCGCTCATCGACGGGGGCGTCCGTGTCGTGGTCGAGGGCGCCAACATGCCCTCGACGCCCGAAGCGGTCGATGCGTTCCGTGCGGCCGGCGTGCTGTTCGGTCCCGGTAAGGCGGCGAACGCGGGCGGCGTGGCGACATCAGCCCTCGAGATGAGCCAGAACGCATCACGTCAGCGCTGGGGCTTCGCCGACAGCGAGAACAAGCTGCGCGAGATCATGAAGAACGTTCACGACGCCGCGTTCGCCGCTGCCGAGCGGTACGGCCACCCGGGCGATTACGTCGTCGGGGCGAACGCCGCCGGTTTCGAGCGCGTCGCACGTGCGATGCTCGCTCAGGGAGTCATCTGA
- the hisS gene encoding histidine--tRNA ligase: MRDFLPADKARRERVLAVVRQRYRAHGFDEIETPVMEEYGRLHAGIGGDNEKLAYNVLARGLDADGIRAAADDPASLTDLGLRYDLTVPLARFYASHRAELPTVFRAIQIAPVWRAERPQKGRYRQFVQCDIDIIGDASPRAEAELMTASLDALEALGLAGATIRINDRRVLDAMLATFGFAESERPGVLITIDKLDKLGADGVVAELRERGATPAAADAFEAFLRRPQTDAAGYDADGIRARLPEGVGDDVIAHLVGIGDAVRAARGGTDDVPLVFDPFLVRGMGYYTGTIFELAHPSVSYSLGGGGRYDGMIGRFLGAEVPAVGFSLGFERLVDLLGAGAGDDRDGLVLVHDRDVPLPELLAAKAHLVAGGARVRLEQRPKNLKALLERAAADGYAGFVTMRTGEDIRSADPRPID; the protein is encoded by the coding sequence ATGCGCGACTTCCTCCCCGCCGACAAAGCCCGCCGCGAGCGCGTCCTCGCCGTCGTCCGTCAGCGCTACCGCGCCCACGGCTTCGACGAGATCGAAACGCCCGTCATGGAGGAGTACGGCCGCCTGCACGCCGGCATCGGCGGCGACAACGAGAAGCTCGCCTACAACGTCCTGGCGCGAGGGCTCGACGCCGACGGCATCCGCGCCGCAGCCGACGACCCCGCGTCGCTGACCGACCTCGGTCTCCGCTACGACCTCACCGTGCCGCTCGCCCGGTTCTACGCTTCGCACCGCGCCGAACTTCCCACGGTGTTCCGCGCGATTCAGATCGCGCCGGTATGGCGCGCCGAGCGGCCGCAGAAGGGTCGCTACCGGCAGTTCGTGCAGTGCGACATCGACATCATCGGAGACGCGAGCCCGCGTGCGGAGGCCGAGCTGATGACGGCGAGCCTCGACGCGCTCGAGGCTCTCGGACTGGCCGGAGCAACGATACGCATCAACGATCGGCGGGTGCTCGACGCGATGCTCGCCACGTTCGGGTTCGCCGAGTCCGAGCGTCCCGGCGTGCTCATCACGATCGACAAGCTCGACAAGCTCGGTGCCGACGGCGTCGTGGCGGAGTTGCGTGAGCGAGGTGCGACCCCGGCAGCCGCAGACGCCTTCGAGGCGTTCCTCCGTCGCCCGCAGACGGATGCCGCGGGGTATGACGCCGACGGCATCCGAGCGCGCCTTCCGGAGGGCGTGGGCGACGACGTGATCGCGCACCTCGTGGGCATCGGAGACGCCGTGCGCGCGGCGCGCGGTGGAACGGACGACGTTCCGCTCGTCTTCGATCCGTTCCTCGTGCGCGGCATGGGCTACTACACGGGCACGATCTTCGAGCTCGCGCACCCATCGGTGTCGTACTCGCTCGGCGGGGGCGGTCGCTACGACGGCATGATCGGCCGCTTCCTGGGGGCGGAGGTGCCCGCCGTGGGCTTCTCGCTCGGGTTCGAGCGTCTCGTCGATCTGCTGGGCGCGGGCGCGGGCGACGACCGAGACGGTCTCGTGCTCGTCCACGATCGCGATGTTCCGCTGCCCGAGCTGCTCGCCGCGAAGGCGCACCTCGTCGCCGGCGGTGCGCGGGTGCGTCTCGAACAGCGCCCGAAGAACCTCAAGGCGCTTCTGGAGCGCGCCGCGGCCGACGGCTACGCCGGTTTCGTCACGATGCGCACAGGAGAGGACATCCGCTCGGCGGATCCGCGACCCATCGACTGA
- a CDS encoding O-methyltransferase — translation MTTDPTPDSWRRTDAYLTATLVTPDPALEAALADQRAAGLPAIEVSPLSAKLLQLLIRIGGVRRVLEIGTLGGFSTIAMARALPDDGRLLSIEAEARNADVARASIARAGVDDRVEVRVGRGADVLPDVDEEFDLVFIDADKESNTIYLDHAARLTRPGAIVVVDNVVRAGRVSDPATEDEQVAGTRRALEMLARDRRFDATALQTLDLKGWDGLALALRVDPAS, via the coding sequence ATGACGACCGACCCCACTCCCGACAGCTGGAGGCGCACCGACGCGTATCTCACGGCGACTCTCGTGACACCGGATCCCGCACTCGAGGCCGCCCTCGCCGACCAGCGTGCGGCGGGGCTGCCCGCGATCGAGGTCTCTCCGCTCAGCGCCAAGCTGCTTCAGCTGCTGATCAGGATCGGGGGCGTCCGCCGGGTTCTCGAGATCGGTACGCTCGGCGGCTTCTCGACCATCGCGATGGCGCGCGCGCTCCCCGACGACGGACGGCTGCTCAGCATCGAGGCCGAGGCGCGCAACGCGGACGTCGCCCGCGCCAGCATCGCGCGGGCCGGCGTCGACGACCGCGTCGAGGTGCGGGTCGGTCGTGGCGCCGACGTCCTCCCGGATGTCGATGAGGAGTTCGACCTCGTCTTCATCGACGCCGACAAGGAATCGAACACGATCTACCTCGACCACGCGGCGAGGCTGACCCGACCCGGCGCGATCGTCGTGGTCGACAACGTCGTGCGCGCGGGGCGGGTGAGCGATCCCGCGACGGAGGACGAGCAGGTGGCAGGCACGCGCCGCGCACTCGAGATGCTCGCGCGTGACCGGCGCTTCGACGCGACCGCGCTGCAGACGCTCGACCTCAAGGGCTGGGACGGGCTCGCTCTCGCCCTGCGGGTGGATCCCGCGTCATAG
- a CDS encoding phosphoenolpyruvate carboxylase, whose product MRELTRTEAIDLVGRYEAEQEIPEAMRSDVRMLGSMLGQVLRESGSPGLFDDVERLRGATIQAYTDDSPEAFERAAAIAESFSVSRADEVARAFTVYFHLVNLAEEHQRVRLLRERAGVSDQDSAGDSIPAAYAQLSSEVGEDEAARRLRELRFHPVFTAHPTEARRRAVSQSIRRLVSLLETLENSAAGGAEHRRARRRMLEEIDTLWRTSPLRAEKPTPTDEVRAVMAVFDDTLYTTIPLVYRRLDDALQGDVAGSRPPVVSPFVRLGTWVGGDRDGNPFVTASVTKKAAGIAAEHVLLGLERSTERVGRGLTMSGETTPPSSALRALWDRLAASDDDGAADAVKRAPGEHHKRVMMLLARRIRATRARDADLAYSDPEEFLADLRVVQSSLDQAGAKRQAFGALQQLIWAVETFGFHLAELEVRQHSAVHAKVLAECEAGGELSDLAVEVLEVFRTISQVQKRFGPRAAGRYIVSFTQSADDLANVHALARHAVGPDGTPPVLDVIPLFETFADLQAAPGILAEIVDHPAFAARLEATGRRLEVMLGYSDSSKDVGPVAANLALYEAQARIAAWAQEQHIELTLFHGRGGALGRGGGPANSAILAQPPHSVDGRFKLTEQGEVIFARYGDPDIALRHIDQVAAAILLASAPSIEERNSRAAERYADVAATMDTASRERFFSLVKAPGFAPWFAAVTPMEEIGLLALGSRPARRGLSVESLEDLRAIPWVFAWTQARINLAGWFGLGTALEAVGDEALLREAYEQWPLLRTVIDNVAMSLAKADPRMARRHLALADRDDLAQLVVDEMLLTRDWVVRIAGGDGLLANKPVLQRAVKMRSPYVDALSLLQLRALRVLRSTEHDAPTPPEWQRLLLLTVNGVAAGLQNTG is encoded by the coding sequence ATGCGCGAGCTGACCCGAACCGAAGCGATCGATCTCGTCGGCCGATACGAGGCCGAGCAGGAGATTCCCGAGGCGATGCGCTCCGACGTGCGGATGCTCGGTTCGATGCTCGGGCAGGTGCTGCGCGAGAGCGGCTCCCCGGGGCTCTTCGACGACGTAGAGCGGCTGCGGGGCGCGACGATCCAGGCCTACACCGACGACTCCCCCGAGGCGTTCGAGCGAGCAGCTGCGATCGCCGAGTCGTTCAGCGTCTCCCGCGCAGACGAGGTCGCGCGGGCGTTCACCGTGTACTTCCACCTGGTGAACCTCGCCGAGGAACACCAGCGCGTGCGTCTGCTGCGCGAGCGCGCCGGCGTCTCCGACCAGGACAGCGCGGGCGACTCGATCCCCGCCGCGTACGCGCAGCTGTCGTCCGAGGTCGGCGAAGACGAGGCAGCCCGCCGCCTGCGAGAACTGCGCTTCCACCCCGTCTTCACCGCTCACCCGACCGAGGCGCGTCGCCGCGCGGTGTCGCAGAGCATCCGGCGCCTCGTCAGCCTCCTCGAGACGCTCGAGAACTCCGCCGCGGGCGGCGCCGAACACCGCCGCGCCCGCCGGCGCATGCTCGAGGAGATCGACACGCTCTGGCGAACCTCGCCGCTTCGTGCCGAGAAGCCGACGCCGACCGACGAGGTGCGCGCGGTCATGGCTGTGTTCGACGACACCCTCTACACCACCATCCCGCTGGTCTACCGCCGCCTCGACGACGCACTTCAGGGCGACGTCGCGGGAAGCCGTCCCCCCGTGGTGTCGCCGTTCGTGCGCCTGGGCACCTGGGTCGGCGGCGACCGTGACGGCAATCCCTTCGTCACAGCATCGGTCACGAAGAAGGCTGCGGGCATCGCGGCCGAACACGTGCTGCTCGGACTCGAACGGAGCACCGAGCGCGTCGGCCGCGGGCTGACGATGTCGGGCGAGACCACGCCGCCGAGCAGCGCGCTGCGCGCACTCTGGGACCGACTCGCCGCATCCGACGACGACGGCGCCGCCGACGCCGTCAAGCGCGCACCGGGCGAGCACCACAAGCGGGTCATGATGCTGCTCGCGCGCCGCATCCGGGCCACGCGGGCTCGCGACGCGGATCTCGCCTACAGCGACCCGGAGGAGTTCCTCGCAGATCTGCGCGTGGTGCAGAGCTCGCTCGACCAGGCAGGTGCCAAGCGCCAGGCCTTCGGCGCGCTCCAGCAGCTCATCTGGGCCGTCGAGACCTTCGGCTTCCACCTCGCCGAGCTCGAGGTCCGCCAGCACTCCGCCGTTCACGCGAAGGTGCTCGCCGAGTGTGAAGCGGGCGGCGAGCTGAGCGACCTCGCGGTCGAGGTGCTCGAGGTGTTCCGCACCATCTCGCAGGTGCAGAAGCGGTTCGGGCCGCGAGCCGCCGGACGCTACATCGTGTCGTTCACGCAGTCCGCAGACGATCTCGCGAACGTCCACGCGCTCGCCCGGCACGCCGTCGGCCCCGACGGGACCCCGCCGGTACTCGATGTCATCCCGCTGTTCGAGACGTTCGCCGACCTGCAGGCGGCCCCCGGCATCCTGGCGGAGATCGTCGATCACCCGGCATTCGCCGCGCGCCTCGAGGCGACGGGCCGTCGCCTCGAGGTCATGCTCGGCTACTCCGACTCGTCGAAGGACGTCGGACCGGTGGCGGCCAACCTCGCCCTCTACGAGGCACAGGCACGCATCGCCGCGTGGGCACAGGAGCAGCACATCGAGCTGACCCTGTTCCACGGGCGCGGCGGCGCGCTCGGCCGCGGCGGCGGGCCCGCCAACTCCGCGATCCTCGCGCAGCCGCCGCACTCGGTCGACGGCCGGTTCAAGCTCACCGAGCAGGGTGAAGTCATCTTCGCCCGCTACGGCGACCCCGACATCGCCCTCCGGCACATCGATCAGGTCGCGGCCGCAATCCTGCTCGCCTCGGCACCCTCCATCGAAGAGCGCAACAGCCGTGCCGCCGAACGCTACGCCGATGTGGCGGCGACAATGGACACCGCCTCGCGCGAACGCTTCTTCTCGCTCGTGAAGGCGCCCGGGTTCGCACCCTGGTTCGCCGCTGTGACGCCGATGGAGGAGATCGGACTGCTCGCCCTGGGCTCGCGCCCGGCGCGTCGCGGTCTGTCGGTCGAGTCGCTCGAGGACCTGCGCGCGATCCCGTGGGTGTTCGCCTGGACGCAAGCGCGTATCAACCTGGCCGGCTGGTTCGGGCTCGGAACCGCGCTCGAGGCCGTCGGCGACGAAGCGCTGCTGCGCGAGGCATACGAGCAGTGGCCGCTCCTGCGCACGGTCATCGACAACGTGGCGATGAGTCTCGCGAAGGCCGACCCCCGCATGGCGCGTCGCCACCTCGCGCTCGCCGACCGCGACGACCTCGCTCAGCTCGTCGTCGACGAGATGCTGCTCACCCGCGACTGGGTCGTACGCATCGCCGGTGGCGACGGTCTACTCGCCAACAAGCCCGTGCTCCAGCGTGCCGTGAAGATGCGCAGCCCGTACGTCGACGCCCTCTCGCTGCTCCAGCTGCGTGCTCTGCGCGTGCTGCGGTCGACGGAGCACGACGCCCCCACCCCGCCCGAATGGCAGCGGCTGCTGCTGCTCACCGTCAACGGCGTCGCAGCGGGTCTCCAGAACACCGGGTGA
- a CDS encoding MazG family protein encodes MSDPLRDAADTMRAVRDRCVWTAQISHRDLVPYLIEESAEVVDAVEAGTADDLREELGDLLWQVLFHSEIASRSASDPFDIDDVARGLTEKMVRRHPHVFGDETAETPEQVLVLWNAAKAAEKRTRRSVLDGVSVHMPTLALAQKMLGKSASILSAAPLLRAEPPADEAELGDALLALVSHARAQGWDAERALRERLRALDGEIRDAEGAGRGSADLEE; translated from the coding sequence ATGTCCGATCCGTTGCGCGATGCGGCCGACACGATGCGCGCTGTGCGCGACCGATGCGTGTGGACGGCGCAAATCTCCCACCGCGACCTCGTGCCCTATCTGATCGAGGAGTCGGCGGAGGTCGTGGATGCCGTCGAGGCCGGCACCGCGGACGATCTGCGCGAGGAGCTCGGCGACCTCCTGTGGCAGGTGCTGTTCCACTCCGAGATCGCATCACGCTCGGCATCCGACCCCTTCGACATCGACGACGTCGCGCGCGGCCTCACGGAGAAGATGGTGCGTCGGCATCCTCATGTCTTCGGCGACGAGACGGCCGAGACGCCCGAGCAGGTGCTGGTGCTCTGGAACGCGGCGAAGGCGGCCGAGAAGCGCACGCGCAGGAGCGTCCTCGACGGAGTGTCCGTCCACATGCCGACACTCGCTCTGGCCCAGAAGATGCTCGGCAAGTCGGCGTCCATCCTGTCGGCGGCACCGCTGCTCCGCGCGGAACCACCCGCCGACGAGGCCGAACTCGGCGACGCGCTCCTCGCACTCGTCTCGCACGCCCGCGCCCAGGGCTGGGACGCCGAGCGGGCTCTGCGCGAACGACTGCGCGCGCTCGATGGCGAGATCCGCGACGCGGAGGGCGCCGGTCGCGGCTCCGCCGACCTGGAAGAATAG